The Halococcus salifodinae DSM 8989 genome includes a window with the following:
- a CDS encoding DNA polymerase sliding clamp, with translation MARVSDAEESSPRPFEAVVSAETAQTVVGLVGALVDECCLHLDDDGVRIPAVDPASVAMVDLELSDDAFEAYEAGGGRIGVDVDRLAAVVGMADRGQRVALALDPETRTLEIVIDELEYTLALIDPEAIRSPPDLSETAVDLTGEAVVDADVIDQALRAADMVANQIAFGIDADAKTFYVEAEGDTDDVSLALTADDLVDFTPGDAHSLFSLDYLNAINRAIADAPDIGLQLGTETPIEIGYEFADGAGAVEYVVSPRRAVEY, from the coding sequence ATGGCACGAGTGAGTGATGCGGAGGAATCGTCACCCCGGCCGTTCGAGGCGGTCGTGAGCGCCGAAACGGCACAGACGGTTGTCGGTCTCGTGGGCGCGCTCGTCGACGAATGTTGCCTCCATCTCGACGACGATGGTGTCCGGATACCGGCGGTCGATCCGGCGAGCGTCGCGATGGTTGACCTCGAACTCTCCGACGATGCGTTCGAAGCGTACGAGGCTGGTGGCGGGCGAATCGGCGTCGATGTCGATCGGCTCGCGGCGGTCGTCGGGATGGCCGATCGCGGGCAACGAGTGGCGCTCGCTCTCGATCCCGAAACGCGCACGCTCGAAATCGTCATCGACGAACTCGAATACACGCTGGCGCTCATCGATCCCGAGGCGATCCGATCACCACCTGATCTCTCGGAGACGGCGGTCGACCTCACCGGCGAGGCCGTCGTCGACGCCGACGTCATCGACCAGGCCCTGCGAGCAGCGGACATGGTCGCGAATCAGATCGCGTTCGGGATCGATGCGGACGCGAAGACTTTCTACGTCGAGGCCGAGGGCGACACCGATGACGTCTCGCTCGCGCTCACGGCGGACGATCTCGTCGACTTCACGCCGGGTGACGCACATTCGTTGTTCTCGCTCGACTACCTGAACGCGATCAATCGAGCGATCGCCGACGCTCCCGACATCGGCCTCCAACTCGGCACCGAAACCCCAATCGAGATCGGGTACGAGTTCGCCGACGGTGCCGGAGCCGTCGAGTACGTCGTGAGCCCTCGCCGAGCCGTTGAGTACTGA